The following are encoded together in the Chaetodon auriga isolate fChaAug3 chromosome 6, fChaAug3.hap1, whole genome shotgun sequence genome:
- the LOC143322620 gene encoding inner centromere protein A-like isoform X2 produces the protein MNSVLSPVRSLMQMFNGKIHEFISDIDNVHMVWLEEIQQEANRILSEDFNAEPELMPKTPSQKKSSRRKRVSLGRQEETQAKRRFSKGRRSNLHGSSVKSLDFIAEEATVSEASTSDFNATTTTQPKRTTRKNKQTKSEVVEDESQLPDGSCESQEVENKKPELVEEEEMDKNSEVTNAEIKLERLSSTAQSAPEIPSPEVVVSISSADRLSAEHASSGCTDAPRRSRRSSVRCSLKLRHSLAGLRHSMIQESVRRASRRSMLKRKVAHTASSTCSSNTDEECAQEEDREAVLEAVTAEEEDNASGKESEETPETHLNQHPRPSVGRITRSVAANSPTLAPPSLFTSKQTISTPSKTTVVTERQQTSKSGPRSRPSTKRRAPDTAEESPTKRFSPPKKSQSAIRPNMRSFLHTVQKNQMLMMTPNSVGRNAVIKSFIKHTTPLKVDPKTKERQKLEALKKKQELEEERMKKMEDERKRKQEELKRKRDERLRRVFEAKVKEEQREEEKKKKIEQKMAQIDEKNDKRQAEEKAKKKLAVKRQEELELKKKLEEEAKKKKIQQAQEEKRQQELLAQKKAEEEEEQARKLAEARRALELKREQEREKERELERERLAAERERVEKEKALALQRELERAAREKERRELEERRKALEEKRKMEEQQRLAAEEKAAQEREAAKQREAAAKQAAAKQTTAALNETVDIEPSVMSTPVGKGGGLNVTIDIEQKSPQSYSITPKGGNKPLLSKSAEDYGMDQNSDDSTDDESAPRKPIPSWAEGHNLQQIIMKQYFNPPDLDSFFGPVEPPRLENMFYKSKPRYFKRTSSAVWHSPPLGSK, from the exons ATGAACTCCGTATTATCACCTGTGCGATCGCTCATGCAGATGTTCAATGGCAAAATACATGAATTCATCAGTGACATTGATAATGTCCATATGGTTTGGCTTGAGGAGATCCAACAAGAAGCCAACCGCATCTTGTCAGA agATTTTAATGCTGAACCAGAATTGATGCCAAAAACACCATCACAGAAAAAGAGCAGTCGCAGGAAGCGTGTGTCTTTGGGGCGTCAGGAGGAAACTCAGGCCAAACGAAG ATTTTCAAAGGGAAGGCGCAGCAACCTTCATGGCTCCTCTGTCAAATCACTGGACTTCATCGCTGAAGAAGCGACCGTTTCAGAGGCCTCCACTTCTGACTTCAACGCCACCACCACTACACAGCCTAAACGCACCACCcgtaaaaacaaacagaccaaGTCTGAGGTTGTAGAGGATGAGAGCCAGTTACCTGATGGCAGCTGTGAAAGTCAGGAGGTGGAGAACAAGAAGCCAGAGCTggtagaggaggaagagatggacaAAAACAGTGAGGTGACAAACGCAGAGATCAAGTTGGAGCGCTTAAGTAGCACTGCCCAGTCTGCACCTGAGATACCGTCACCTGAGGTTGTTGTCAGCATCTCCTCAGCAGACCGTTTGTCTGCAGAGCATGCTTCTTCTGGCTGTACAGATGCACCTCGGAGGTCACGACGGAGCTCTGTCCGGTGCTCCCTCAAGCTCCGTCACTCGCTGGCTGGTCTGCGGCACAGTATGATTCAGGAGTCTGTTCGCCGGGCATCACGGCGCTCCATGCTGAAGAGGAAGGTGGCTCACACGGCCAGTTCCACATGTAGCAGCAACACTGATG AGGAATGTGCCCAGGAAGAGGATAGAGAGGC CGTGTTAGAAGCTGTAACTGCTGAGGAAGAGGATAATGCTTCAGGTAAAGAATCAGAGGAAACTCCAGAG ACGCACCTTAACCAGCACCCACGTCCGTCTGTTGGACGTATCACTCGATCTGTGGCTGCAAACTCTCCCACACTGGCACCCCCTTCACTGTTTACCAGTAAGCAAACCATAAGCACTCCCAGCAAGACAACAG ttGTCACTGAGAGACAACAGACTTCCAAGTCAGGTCCAAG GTCGCGCCCGAGTACCAAACGCAGAGCACCAGATACTGCTGAGGAAAGTCCCACAAAGAGGTTCTCTCCTCCCAAGAAGAGTCAAAGT GCAATCAGACCCAACATGAGATCTTTCCTCCACACTGTGCAGAAGAATCAGATGCTCATGATGACTCCAAATAGCGTAGGCCGCAATGCTGTTATCAAGTCCTTCATTAAACACACCACTCCTCTGAAGGTTGATCCAAAA ACAAAAGAGCGTCAAAAACTGGAAGCCCTGAAAAAGAAGCAGGAGCTCGAGGAGgaaagaatgaagaaaatggaggacgagaggaaaaggaaacaggaggaactgAAAAG gaagagagatgagaggcTGAGGAGAGTGTTTGAGGCCAAagtgaaagaggagcagagggaggaagaaaagaaaaagaagattgAGCAGAAAATGGCTCAGATTGATGAGAAAAATGATAAG CGTCAGGCAGAGGAGAAGGCCAAGAAGAAGCTGGCTGTTAAACGTcaagaggagctggagctgaagaagaagctggaagaagaggctaaaaagaaaaagatccaGCAAGCA CAGGAGGAGAAGCGGCAGCAAGAGCTGCTGGCTCAGAAGAaggccgaggaggaggaagagcaagcTCGTAAGCTGGCTGAAGCTCGCAGAGCTCTAGAGctgaagagagagcaggagcgtgagaaggagagagagctggagagagagcgaCTCGCTGCGGAAAG AGAGCGagtggaaaaggaaaaagctcTTGCTCTGCAACGGGAACTGGAGAGAGCAgcgagagagaaggagaggagagagctggaggagaggagaaaggctCTCGAGGAAAAACGAAAAATG gaggagcagcagagattagctgcagaggagaaagctgcacaagagagagaagctgctaaacagagagaagctgctgctaaACAGGCTGCTGCTAAACAG ACCACTGCTGCCCTGAATGAGACTGTGGATATCGAG CCATCTGTAATGAGCACACCTGTAGGAAAAGGTGGTGGCCTCAACGTGACCATCGATATTGAG CAGAAATCACCACAGTCATACTCCATCACTCCAAAGGGCGGCAACAAACCTTTGTTGTCCAAAAGTGCCGAAGATTACGGGATGGACCAAAACAGTGACGACTCTACTGATGATGAGTCTGCCCCGAGGAAACCTATTCCATCCTGGGCAGAAG GTCACAATCTGCAGCAGATAATTATGAAGCAGTACTTCAACCCTCCTGATTTAGACTCTTTCTTCGGACCCGTTGAACCACCCAGactggagaacatgttttataAGAGCAAGCCTCGCTACTTTAAACGCACCAGCTCTGCTGTGTGGCACTCACCTCCTCTTGGATCCAAATAA
- the LOC143322620 gene encoding inner centromere protein A-like isoform X1: protein MNSVLSPVRSLMQMFNGKIHEFISDIDNVHMVWLEEIQQEANRILSEDFNAEPELMPKTPSQKKSSRRKRVSLGRQEETQAKRRFSKGRRSNLHGSSVKSLDFIAEEATVSEASTSDFNATTTTQPKRTTRKNKQTKSEVVEDESQLPDGSCESQEVENKKPELVEEEEMDKNSEVTNAEIKLERLSSTAQSAPEIPSPEVVVSISSADRLSAEHASSGCTDAPRRSRRSSVRCSLKLRHSLAGLRHSMIQESVRRASRRSMLKRKVAHTASSTCSSNTDEECAQEEDREAVLEAVTAEEEDNASGKESEETPETHLNQHPRPSVGRITRSVAANSPTLAPPSLFTSKQTISTPSKTTVVTERQQTSKSGPRSRPSTKRRAPDTAEESPTKRFSPPKKSQSAIRPNMRSFLHTVQKNQMLMMTPNSVGRNAVIKSFIKHTTPLKVDPKLNIGVVTKERQKLEALKKKQELEEERMKKMEDERKRKQEELKRKRDERLRRVFEAKVKEEQREEEKKKKIEQKMAQIDEKNDKRQAEEKAKKKLAVKRQEELELKKKLEEEAKKKKIQQAQEEKRQQELLAQKKAEEEEEQARKLAEARRALELKREQEREKERELERERLAAERERVEKEKALALQRELERAAREKERRELEERRKALEEKRKMEEQQRLAAEEKAAQEREAAKQREAAAKQAAAKQTTAALNETVDIEPSVMSTPVGKGGGLNVTIDIEQKSPQSYSITPKGGNKPLLSKSAEDYGMDQNSDDSTDDESAPRKPIPSWAEGHNLQQIIMKQYFNPPDLDSFFGPVEPPRLENMFYKSKPRYFKRTSSAVWHSPPLGSK from the exons ATGAACTCCGTATTATCACCTGTGCGATCGCTCATGCAGATGTTCAATGGCAAAATACATGAATTCATCAGTGACATTGATAATGTCCATATGGTTTGGCTTGAGGAGATCCAACAAGAAGCCAACCGCATCTTGTCAGA agATTTTAATGCTGAACCAGAATTGATGCCAAAAACACCATCACAGAAAAAGAGCAGTCGCAGGAAGCGTGTGTCTTTGGGGCGTCAGGAGGAAACTCAGGCCAAACGAAG ATTTTCAAAGGGAAGGCGCAGCAACCTTCATGGCTCCTCTGTCAAATCACTGGACTTCATCGCTGAAGAAGCGACCGTTTCAGAGGCCTCCACTTCTGACTTCAACGCCACCACCACTACACAGCCTAAACGCACCACCcgtaaaaacaaacagaccaaGTCTGAGGTTGTAGAGGATGAGAGCCAGTTACCTGATGGCAGCTGTGAAAGTCAGGAGGTGGAGAACAAGAAGCCAGAGCTggtagaggaggaagagatggacaAAAACAGTGAGGTGACAAACGCAGAGATCAAGTTGGAGCGCTTAAGTAGCACTGCCCAGTCTGCACCTGAGATACCGTCACCTGAGGTTGTTGTCAGCATCTCCTCAGCAGACCGTTTGTCTGCAGAGCATGCTTCTTCTGGCTGTACAGATGCACCTCGGAGGTCACGACGGAGCTCTGTCCGGTGCTCCCTCAAGCTCCGTCACTCGCTGGCTGGTCTGCGGCACAGTATGATTCAGGAGTCTGTTCGCCGGGCATCACGGCGCTCCATGCTGAAGAGGAAGGTGGCTCACACGGCCAGTTCCACATGTAGCAGCAACACTGATG AGGAATGTGCCCAGGAAGAGGATAGAGAGGC CGTGTTAGAAGCTGTAACTGCTGAGGAAGAGGATAATGCTTCAGGTAAAGAATCAGAGGAAACTCCAGAG ACGCACCTTAACCAGCACCCACGTCCGTCTGTTGGACGTATCACTCGATCTGTGGCTGCAAACTCTCCCACACTGGCACCCCCTTCACTGTTTACCAGTAAGCAAACCATAAGCACTCCCAGCAAGACAACAG ttGTCACTGAGAGACAACAGACTTCCAAGTCAGGTCCAAG GTCGCGCCCGAGTACCAAACGCAGAGCACCAGATACTGCTGAGGAAAGTCCCACAAAGAGGTTCTCTCCTCCCAAGAAGAGTCAAAGT GCAATCAGACCCAACATGAGATCTTTCCTCCACACTGTGCAGAAGAATCAGATGCTCATGATGACTCCAAATAGCGTAGGCCGCAATGCTGTTATCAAGTCCTTCATTAAACACACCACTCCTCTGAAGGTTGATCCAAAA TTGAACATTGGTGTAGTG ACAAAAGAGCGTCAAAAACTGGAAGCCCTGAAAAAGAAGCAGGAGCTCGAGGAGgaaagaatgaagaaaatggaggacgagaggaaaaggaaacaggaggaactgAAAAG gaagagagatgagaggcTGAGGAGAGTGTTTGAGGCCAAagtgaaagaggagcagagggaggaagaaaagaaaaagaagattgAGCAGAAAATGGCTCAGATTGATGAGAAAAATGATAAG CGTCAGGCAGAGGAGAAGGCCAAGAAGAAGCTGGCTGTTAAACGTcaagaggagctggagctgaagaagaagctggaagaagaggctaaaaagaaaaagatccaGCAAGCA CAGGAGGAGAAGCGGCAGCAAGAGCTGCTGGCTCAGAAGAaggccgaggaggaggaagagcaagcTCGTAAGCTGGCTGAAGCTCGCAGAGCTCTAGAGctgaagagagagcaggagcgtgagaaggagagagagctggagagagagcgaCTCGCTGCGGAAAG AGAGCGagtggaaaaggaaaaagctcTTGCTCTGCAACGGGAACTGGAGAGAGCAgcgagagagaaggagaggagagagctggaggagaggagaaaggctCTCGAGGAAAAACGAAAAATG gaggagcagcagagattagctgcagaggagaaagctgcacaagagagagaagctgctaaacagagagaagctgctgctaaACAGGCTGCTGCTAAACAG ACCACTGCTGCCCTGAATGAGACTGTGGATATCGAG CCATCTGTAATGAGCACACCTGTAGGAAAAGGTGGTGGCCTCAACGTGACCATCGATATTGAG CAGAAATCACCACAGTCATACTCCATCACTCCAAAGGGCGGCAACAAACCTTTGTTGTCCAAAAGTGCCGAAGATTACGGGATGGACCAAAACAGTGACGACTCTACTGATGATGAGTCTGCCCCGAGGAAACCTATTCCATCCTGGGCAGAAG GTCACAATCTGCAGCAGATAATTATGAAGCAGTACTTCAACCCTCCTGATTTAGACTCTTTCTTCGGACCCGTTGAACCACCCAGactggagaacatgttttataAGAGCAAGCCTCGCTACTTTAAACGCACCAGCTCTGCTGTGTGGCACTCACCTCCTCTTGGATCCAAATAA
- the LOC143322620 gene encoding inner centromere protein B-like isoform X4, with the protein MNSVLSPVRSLMQMFNGKIHEFISDIDNVHMVWLEEIQQEANRILSEDFNAEPELMPKTPSQKKSSRRKRVSLGRQEETQAKRRFSKGRRSNLHGSSVKSLDFIAEEATVSEASTSDFNATTTTQPKRTTRKNKQTKSEVVEDESQLPDGSCESQEVENKKPELVEEEEMDKNSEVTNAEIKLERLSSTAQSAPEIPSPEVVVSISSADRLSAEHASSGCTDAPRRSRRSSVRCSLKLRHSLAGLRHSMIQESVRRASRRSMLKRKVAHTASSTCSSNTDEECAQEEDREAVLEAVTAEEEDNASGKESEETPETHLNQHPRPSVGRITRSVAANSPTLAPPSLFTSKQTISTPSKTTVVTERQQTSKSGPRSRPSTKRRAPDTAEESPTKRFSPPKKSQSAIRPNMRSFLHTVQKNQMLMMTPNSVGRNAVIKSFIKHTTPLKVDPKTKERQKLEALKKKQELEEERMKKMEDERKRKQEELKRKRDERLRRVFEAKVKEEQREEEKKKKIEQKMAQIDEKNDKRQAEEKAKKKLAVKRQEELELKKKLEEEAKKKKIQQAQEEKRQQELLAQKKAEEEEEQARKLAEARRALELKREQEREKERELERERLAAERERVEKEKALALQRELERAAREKERRELEERRKALEEKRKMEEQQRLAAEEKAAQEREAAKQREAAAKQAAAKQTTAALNETVDIEPSVMSTPVGKGGGLNVTIDIEKSPQSYSITPKGGNKPLLSKSAEDYGMDQNSDDSTDDESAPRKPIPSWAEGHNLQQIIMKQYFNPPDLDSFFGPVEPPRLENMFYKSKPRYFKRTSSAVWHSPPLGSK; encoded by the exons ATGAACTCCGTATTATCACCTGTGCGATCGCTCATGCAGATGTTCAATGGCAAAATACATGAATTCATCAGTGACATTGATAATGTCCATATGGTTTGGCTTGAGGAGATCCAACAAGAAGCCAACCGCATCTTGTCAGA agATTTTAATGCTGAACCAGAATTGATGCCAAAAACACCATCACAGAAAAAGAGCAGTCGCAGGAAGCGTGTGTCTTTGGGGCGTCAGGAGGAAACTCAGGCCAAACGAAG ATTTTCAAAGGGAAGGCGCAGCAACCTTCATGGCTCCTCTGTCAAATCACTGGACTTCATCGCTGAAGAAGCGACCGTTTCAGAGGCCTCCACTTCTGACTTCAACGCCACCACCACTACACAGCCTAAACGCACCACCcgtaaaaacaaacagaccaaGTCTGAGGTTGTAGAGGATGAGAGCCAGTTACCTGATGGCAGCTGTGAAAGTCAGGAGGTGGAGAACAAGAAGCCAGAGCTggtagaggaggaagagatggacaAAAACAGTGAGGTGACAAACGCAGAGATCAAGTTGGAGCGCTTAAGTAGCACTGCCCAGTCTGCACCTGAGATACCGTCACCTGAGGTTGTTGTCAGCATCTCCTCAGCAGACCGTTTGTCTGCAGAGCATGCTTCTTCTGGCTGTACAGATGCACCTCGGAGGTCACGACGGAGCTCTGTCCGGTGCTCCCTCAAGCTCCGTCACTCGCTGGCTGGTCTGCGGCACAGTATGATTCAGGAGTCTGTTCGCCGGGCATCACGGCGCTCCATGCTGAAGAGGAAGGTGGCTCACACGGCCAGTTCCACATGTAGCAGCAACACTGATG AGGAATGTGCCCAGGAAGAGGATAGAGAGGC CGTGTTAGAAGCTGTAACTGCTGAGGAAGAGGATAATGCTTCAGGTAAAGAATCAGAGGAAACTCCAGAG ACGCACCTTAACCAGCACCCACGTCCGTCTGTTGGACGTATCACTCGATCTGTGGCTGCAAACTCTCCCACACTGGCACCCCCTTCACTGTTTACCAGTAAGCAAACCATAAGCACTCCCAGCAAGACAACAG ttGTCACTGAGAGACAACAGACTTCCAAGTCAGGTCCAAG GTCGCGCCCGAGTACCAAACGCAGAGCACCAGATACTGCTGAGGAAAGTCCCACAAAGAGGTTCTCTCCTCCCAAGAAGAGTCAAAGT GCAATCAGACCCAACATGAGATCTTTCCTCCACACTGTGCAGAAGAATCAGATGCTCATGATGACTCCAAATAGCGTAGGCCGCAATGCTGTTATCAAGTCCTTCATTAAACACACCACTCCTCTGAAGGTTGATCCAAAA ACAAAAGAGCGTCAAAAACTGGAAGCCCTGAAAAAGAAGCAGGAGCTCGAGGAGgaaagaatgaagaaaatggaggacgagaggaaaaggaaacaggaggaactgAAAAG gaagagagatgagaggcTGAGGAGAGTGTTTGAGGCCAAagtgaaagaggagcagagggaggaagaaaagaaaaagaagattgAGCAGAAAATGGCTCAGATTGATGAGAAAAATGATAAG CGTCAGGCAGAGGAGAAGGCCAAGAAGAAGCTGGCTGTTAAACGTcaagaggagctggagctgaagaagaagctggaagaagaggctaaaaagaaaaagatccaGCAAGCA CAGGAGGAGAAGCGGCAGCAAGAGCTGCTGGCTCAGAAGAaggccgaggaggaggaagagcaagcTCGTAAGCTGGCTGAAGCTCGCAGAGCTCTAGAGctgaagagagagcaggagcgtgagaaggagagagagctggagagagagcgaCTCGCTGCGGAAAG AGAGCGagtggaaaaggaaaaagctcTTGCTCTGCAACGGGAACTGGAGAGAGCAgcgagagagaaggagaggagagagctggaggagaggagaaaggctCTCGAGGAAAAACGAAAAATG gaggagcagcagagattagctgcagaggagaaagctgcacaagagagagaagctgctaaacagagagaagctgctgctaaACAGGCTGCTGCTAAACAG ACCACTGCTGCCCTGAATGAGACTGTGGATATCGAG CCATCTGTAATGAGCACACCTGTAGGAAAAGGTGGTGGCCTCAACGTGACCATCGATATTGAG AAATCACCACAGTCATACTCCATCACTCCAAAGGGCGGCAACAAACCTTTGTTGTCCAAAAGTGCCGAAGATTACGGGATGGACCAAAACAGTGACGACTCTACTGATGATGAGTCTGCCCCGAGGAAACCTATTCCATCCTGGGCAGAAG GTCACAATCTGCAGCAGATAATTATGAAGCAGTACTTCAACCCTCCTGATTTAGACTCTTTCTTCGGACCCGTTGAACCACCCAGactggagaacatgttttataAGAGCAAGCCTCGCTACTTTAAACGCACCAGCTCTGCTGTGTGGCACTCACCTCCTCTTGGATCCAAATAA
- the LOC143322620 gene encoding inner centromere protein B-like isoform X3, giving the protein MNSVLSPVRSLMQMFNGKIHEFISDIDNVHMVWLEEIQQEANRILSEDFNAEPELMPKTPSQKKSSRRKRVSLGRQEETQAKRRFSKGRRSNLHGSSVKSLDFIAEEATVSEASTSDFNATTTTQPKRTTRKNKQTKSEVVEDESQLPDGSCESQEVENKKPELVEEEEMDKNSEVTNAEIKLERLSSTAQSAPEIPSPEVVVSISSADRLSAEHASSGCTDAPRRSRRSSVRCSLKLRHSLAGLRHSMIQESVRRASRRSMLKRKVAHTASSTCSSNTDEECAQEEDREAVLEAVTAEEEDNASGKESEETPETHLNQHPRPSVGRITRSVAANSPTLAPPSLFTSKQTISTPSKTTVVTERQQTSKSGPRSRPSTKRRAPDTAEESPTKRFSPPKKSQSAIRPNMRSFLHTVQKNQMLMMTPNSVGRNAVIKSFIKHTTPLKVDPKLNIGVVTKERQKLEALKKKQELEEERMKKMEDERKRKQEELKRKRDERLRRVFEAKVKEEQREEEKKKKIEQKMAQIDEKNDKRQAEEKAKKKLAVKRQEELELKKKLEEEAKKKKIQQAQEEKRQQELLAQKKAEEEEEQARKLAEARRALELKREQEREKERELERERLAAERERVEKEKALALQRELERAAREKERRELEERRKALEEKRKMEEQQRLAAEEKAAQEREAAKQREAAAKQAAAKQTTAALNETVDIEPSVMSTPVGKGGGLNVTIDIEKSPQSYSITPKGGNKPLLSKSAEDYGMDQNSDDSTDDESAPRKPIPSWAEGHNLQQIIMKQYFNPPDLDSFFGPVEPPRLENMFYKSKPRYFKRTSSAVWHSPPLGSK; this is encoded by the exons ATGAACTCCGTATTATCACCTGTGCGATCGCTCATGCAGATGTTCAATGGCAAAATACATGAATTCATCAGTGACATTGATAATGTCCATATGGTTTGGCTTGAGGAGATCCAACAAGAAGCCAACCGCATCTTGTCAGA agATTTTAATGCTGAACCAGAATTGATGCCAAAAACACCATCACAGAAAAAGAGCAGTCGCAGGAAGCGTGTGTCTTTGGGGCGTCAGGAGGAAACTCAGGCCAAACGAAG ATTTTCAAAGGGAAGGCGCAGCAACCTTCATGGCTCCTCTGTCAAATCACTGGACTTCATCGCTGAAGAAGCGACCGTTTCAGAGGCCTCCACTTCTGACTTCAACGCCACCACCACTACACAGCCTAAACGCACCACCcgtaaaaacaaacagaccaaGTCTGAGGTTGTAGAGGATGAGAGCCAGTTACCTGATGGCAGCTGTGAAAGTCAGGAGGTGGAGAACAAGAAGCCAGAGCTggtagaggaggaagagatggacaAAAACAGTGAGGTGACAAACGCAGAGATCAAGTTGGAGCGCTTAAGTAGCACTGCCCAGTCTGCACCTGAGATACCGTCACCTGAGGTTGTTGTCAGCATCTCCTCAGCAGACCGTTTGTCTGCAGAGCATGCTTCTTCTGGCTGTACAGATGCACCTCGGAGGTCACGACGGAGCTCTGTCCGGTGCTCCCTCAAGCTCCGTCACTCGCTGGCTGGTCTGCGGCACAGTATGATTCAGGAGTCTGTTCGCCGGGCATCACGGCGCTCCATGCTGAAGAGGAAGGTGGCTCACACGGCCAGTTCCACATGTAGCAGCAACACTGATG AGGAATGTGCCCAGGAAGAGGATAGAGAGGC CGTGTTAGAAGCTGTAACTGCTGAGGAAGAGGATAATGCTTCAGGTAAAGAATCAGAGGAAACTCCAGAG ACGCACCTTAACCAGCACCCACGTCCGTCTGTTGGACGTATCACTCGATCTGTGGCTGCAAACTCTCCCACACTGGCACCCCCTTCACTGTTTACCAGTAAGCAAACCATAAGCACTCCCAGCAAGACAACAG ttGTCACTGAGAGACAACAGACTTCCAAGTCAGGTCCAAG GTCGCGCCCGAGTACCAAACGCAGAGCACCAGATACTGCTGAGGAAAGTCCCACAAAGAGGTTCTCTCCTCCCAAGAAGAGTCAAAGT GCAATCAGACCCAACATGAGATCTTTCCTCCACACTGTGCAGAAGAATCAGATGCTCATGATGACTCCAAATAGCGTAGGCCGCAATGCTGTTATCAAGTCCTTCATTAAACACACCACTCCTCTGAAGGTTGATCCAAAA TTGAACATTGGTGTAGTG ACAAAAGAGCGTCAAAAACTGGAAGCCCTGAAAAAGAAGCAGGAGCTCGAGGAGgaaagaatgaagaaaatggaggacgagaggaaaaggaaacaggaggaactgAAAAG gaagagagatgagaggcTGAGGAGAGTGTTTGAGGCCAAagtgaaagaggagcagagggaggaagaaaagaaaaagaagattgAGCAGAAAATGGCTCAGATTGATGAGAAAAATGATAAG CGTCAGGCAGAGGAGAAGGCCAAGAAGAAGCTGGCTGTTAAACGTcaagaggagctggagctgaagaagaagctggaagaagaggctaaaaagaaaaagatccaGCAAGCA CAGGAGGAGAAGCGGCAGCAAGAGCTGCTGGCTCAGAAGAaggccgaggaggaggaagagcaagcTCGTAAGCTGGCTGAAGCTCGCAGAGCTCTAGAGctgaagagagagcaggagcgtgagaaggagagagagctggagagagagcgaCTCGCTGCGGAAAG AGAGCGagtggaaaaggaaaaagctcTTGCTCTGCAACGGGAACTGGAGAGAGCAgcgagagagaaggagaggagagagctggaggagaggagaaaggctCTCGAGGAAAAACGAAAAATG gaggagcagcagagattagctgcagaggagaaagctgcacaagagagagaagctgctaaacagagagaagctgctgctaaACAGGCTGCTGCTAAACAG ACCACTGCTGCCCTGAATGAGACTGTGGATATCGAG CCATCTGTAATGAGCACACCTGTAGGAAAAGGTGGTGGCCTCAACGTGACCATCGATATTGAG AAATCACCACAGTCATACTCCATCACTCCAAAGGGCGGCAACAAACCTTTGTTGTCCAAAAGTGCCGAAGATTACGGGATGGACCAAAACAGTGACGACTCTACTGATGATGAGTCTGCCCCGAGGAAACCTATTCCATCCTGGGCAGAAG GTCACAATCTGCAGCAGATAATTATGAAGCAGTACTTCAACCCTCCTGATTTAGACTCTTTCTTCGGACCCGTTGAACCACCCAGactggagaacatgttttataAGAGCAAGCCTCGCTACTTTAAACGCACCAGCTCTGCTGTGTGGCACTCACCTCCTCTTGGATCCAAATAA